A genomic segment from Coleofasciculus sp. FACHB-T130 encodes:
- a CDS encoding Uma2 family endonuclease, whose product MTQALPKPITFEDFLEWKPETGRYELHDGVIIEMQPVGEHEEVKGFLATKLTIEFDRLNLPYFIPNQALVKPPEKESGYLPDVLILNRVNLAAEPLWKKSSTVTQGASIPLVIEVVSTNWRDDYLLKVADYEEIGVPEYWIVDYLGLGGRRFIGNPKQPTISVYSMVEGEYQVSQFRGADRIESPTFPELNLTAEQIFRIGATE is encoded by the coding sequence ATGACTCAAGCCTTACCCAAACCAATAACCTTTGAAGACTTTCTAGAGTGGAAGCCCGAAACTGGACGCTATGAACTACATGATGGGGTGATTATTGAAATGCAGCCAGTGGGAGAACATGAGGAAGTCAAAGGTTTTTTGGCAACAAAACTAACTATAGAGTTTGACCGATTAAATCTTCCCTACTTTATACCCAATCAAGCGCTAGTCAAGCCGCCAGAAAAAGAATCAGGTTATTTACCAGATGTGCTGATATTAAATCGGGTTAATCTAGCGGCGGAACCGTTATGGAAAAAATCTTCAACTGTTACTCAAGGTGCATCAATTCCTTTAGTAATTGAAGTAGTCAGTACCAATTGGCGGGATGATTACCTGCTCAAAGTTGCGGATTATGAAGAAATTGGTGTTCCGGAATACTGGATTGTTGATTACCTGGGGTTAGGCGGTAGGCGATTTATTGGCAACCCCAAGCAACCTACTATTTCGGTTTACTCAATGGTTGAGGGTGAGTACCAAGTGAGTCAGTTTAGGGGTGCTGACCGCATTGAATCGCCAACGTTTCCAGAGTTAAATTTGACTGCTGAACAGATTTTTAGAATTGGGGCAACTGAATGA
- a CDS encoding helix-turn-helix domain-containing protein, translated as MTTENRLLSVLPREVYEKLAPNLKRVSLEQGKILHHPGETIEDLYFPIDCLISITITMTDGSTVEAGLVGNREVVGVNAFMGGRETTQTEYIVQMAGSAIKVDAGVLLEEFDRNKGLRDVLLRYTQALIAQISQTTGCNSLHVLDQRLARWLLEAQDRIDSDDLKLTQEFLGHMLGVRRAGVTQAAQKLQERDLIRYNRGRVQILDQAGLEATACECFQVLREEYDRLLGAKDRDG; from the coding sequence ATGACTACTGAAAACCGACTGCTTAGCGTCCTACCCCGTGAGGTATACGAGAAGCTTGCTCCCAACTTGAAGCGAGTCTCGCTGGAACAGGGCAAGATACTCCACCATCCTGGTGAAACTATCGAGGATCTCTATTTCCCCATCGATTGCCTGATCTCGATTACCATCACCATGACTGACGGCTCCACGGTTGAGGCGGGTCTAGTCGGCAACCGTGAAGTGGTCGGCGTCAATGCCTTCATGGGCGGAAGGGAGACCACGCAGACTGAATACATCGTACAAATGGCGGGCAGTGCGATCAAGGTGGATGCAGGGGTGCTGCTGGAGGAGTTTGATCGCAATAAGGGGCTGCGTGACGTACTGCTGCGCTACACACAAGCCCTGATTGCCCAGATATCGCAAACCACTGGCTGCAACAGCCTCCATGTTCTCGATCAACGCTTAGCACGCTGGCTGCTCGAAGCCCAAGACCGCATTGATTCGGATGACCTTAAGCTTACCCAGGAGTTCCTCGGTCACATGCTGGGCGTGCGCCGCGCTGGTGTCACCCAAGCCGCCCAAAAGCTTCAGGAGAGGGATCTCATTCGGTACAACCGGGGTCGCGTCCAGATCCTGGATCAGGCGGGGCTGGAAGCGACTGCGTGCGAGTGTTTCCAGGTTCTCAGAGAGGAATACGATCGCTTGCTGGGAGCCAAGGACAGAGATGGCTGA